The Arachis ipaensis cultivar K30076 chromosome B03, Araip1.1, whole genome shotgun sequence region TCCCATTTCTTAGTAGGACTCCTCAAGATCTTCCTTACCAAGGTTTCTTCAGAATAGATCTTCGTGGCATCCAGGTTGTTGATGATTATTAAGAACCTTTCGAACATTTGATCGATGCTCTCATCCTTCTTCAGATTGAACATTTCATACTCCTTCATCAACATATCAATCCTGGTCTCCCTTACTTGTTTAGTACCTTCATGGGTAAGTGGTgcggaatttaaagtccacaaactaactggcaagtgcactgggtcgtaccaagtaatacctcaggtgagtgaggattgatcccacgaggattaatagaTCAAGCAATaatagtcaattgattattctagttagacaatcaaaatttagggtttcaatagcaaataacataaaaacaaaaaattaaataagagcaaactaaaattggttaagaaaataatatgataaaaatagttaaggtgtcagagatatttaaattttcgGATTAATATTCAATATTaactaccttgatcatgcaaagattaTGTTCATGGCAAACcttaagtgattaaaccctaatttcttagtaaTTTAATCTCTTCTAACTCAATCAatcgccaatttcttggtcacttgATTGAATTAGAAGATTAAGTTCAATTCTAATTTATGAGCCACACAAACCCTAGATACCAAAAAATAAcacgattatatgtcacgtatcgcaTTAAATCTAGATAAATAGAGAGTTGTGAGGAATTGATTTCAAGATGTAATTCTAGTGATATAACTTTTTCAAGATTCAAATAGAATTCAAGTTGAACTAGAGTTATTTCCCAATAATCACTAATTCTTAGGATGAAGAATGAAaccaattcttaaacaataatcaaaacattaatcaagagtagaagaacaaataattattaatccatcaaagtaaaaagagctcctaaccttaacaatggaggcttAGTTCCTCATGGAGAAAATAAACCCTAGTAGAGAAAAGTATGAAAATGTGGAATCAAAATTCGGAgaggaaaatataaaatatattttctaaaactaaataatatctttttatatttataaataaaataaaatttaatcaaaataaataatcaaatcttcGAATACAGCATCACATAGGCACGGAACCACTTGGTGTTAagactggcgcctaacttgggaaattccaagttaggcgTTACTTTGGCAGCGTGAATATGGAACTTTGAGTGATCTTGGTGCCTAACTTCAGGAAATTGAAGTTAGGCGTGGCCTTGGCAGCATGCTTTGGAGTGTGATTGCTTCATCCGGTGCCTAACTTGGGATTCTCGAAGTTAGGCGCCAATATGGCCGTACAGGTTGGAGAAgaagtatatactattatatatcgttgaaaagttctgaaagttagctttccaatgtcactagaatcacgtcaattAGACTTCTGTATCTCAAGTTATTTCCGTTGGAGTGCAAGAAGGTCAGGGTTTACaacatcattcactttcttcttttcttctataaaactccgtcaaatccatctgaatgctacctgaaataaacagaattgcacgcaactcaaagtagcattcattgTGGTTCAAAAACACTTAAATATTGATTAAACTTACAAATTcgaatgcaaatttactaggaaaagataggaaagatactCACGCATCAGTAAGTCTGAGCTTGTCCCAGATTTCTTTAGCCGTCTTACACCTCGACACTTTTCTGTATTCTTCAAAACTGATTGCGCAGTGAATTAGGTTGATTACCTTTGTATTGAGTTCAACCTTCTTCTTGTCTTTCTCTGTCCACTCATTGTCTTTTTTTGCCACAACTTCTCCATCAACATTTTGCTTTGTTGGAATGTCTGGTCCGTTGAGAATAATCTTCCAAATGTTGTAGTCAGTTGACTGCACGAAGATTCTCATTCTCTCTTTCCAGTAAGAGTAGTTGCTGCCATTGAAGTAAGGAGATCTATTATTCGACTGCCCTTCAGTGAGAGTATACGCCATGATGTTGGGATCCATATTATTGTCcatggatctttgctccaagctgtAAAGCTTGACTCCTTGAGACCttgctcttgataccaattgatggaaCTGCTAAATCTTGAGAAGGGGGTTTGAATCAAGTTAGCTTAAAACTGAACTTCTTTAGCTCTGTTTTCGCGGAAGCTAAATATGTAggagatttttttgttttgtctcatacgcagaaaagaaacagagaatggaagaagagaaagaggccaGTATTTATCCTGGTTCGGTTTCTAAGTGCCATGAAACCTACGTgcagtctccaccacaaccatggtggaattttcactataatcaacaaattacaatcaccaatactattgaattataatttaattcaactagtatctaccACTAAGCTTTCTTCACCAAAGCTCAGCTTCCCAAGTGCTGTCTCAACATGGAAAGAGAACCTAAACAGATTCAAACTCACCAAGTGCTATCCCAACTTGGCAAGGAGAACTAGTCCTAGTTCAACAACTCAATTACACAGATTTTCAGTGGCTCTTTTATGCATCGTTCTTGCCTTTTCTCTCATGGCTTTTTCACTCACATAATCAGCCTTTTTCTCAATACAAAAGATGACATAAGATAGCCATAACtaccaaaataaaaaatgaagcactagaagaaaaaaaaaagaatttagctCAAGTATGTTGAGATGATGCTCATGAGTTTGCTCTCTTTTTCTTGATTTCCAATGTTGAAATGAAGTCTGTTTTATATCATCAGCTTGCTCTCCAATTTTTCTCTTCAATTCTTTATTTCTTCAACCCGTTGGAGCTGTCTCTGATGAcatgcagtcctttttcatcctGCTCCACTAACTATGCTGGTTGAGGAGTCATTCCACCACCTCTGCTGTCCTTGGATTTGCTTTCTTCCTTGGCATGCATTTCTTTCTTCCCTCTGCTCCATTATCTCTGCTGTCTGAGGAGTTGCTCCACTACTTCtgcattcttgcaagtttgtattTTGCTCTCCCATATTTTGAATGTTGCTTTACTGATGTTCTTAGAGTAGTAAAATTGTCCTTGTGTCTAGTTGCTTTGTTAAAGCTACAGCTGTTCTTGTTGTGTTGTTAATTCCTTTTTGTTCTAGCTGTCCTCCTTTTTCCATAATAAAAATAGATGCTCATTTTTTACTTAGCAAATGCATAACCTTCTACTTTTGTTGAACAGTACTTGTTAAGTGCCTTGGATTTATGCATTGATTTGAAATATTGAAGAAATATTCAAGTAACATGTTGAGTTGAGAATTGAATAATAAACCTGCACTACTAATACACACATTAAATAATATTAGATTTTTAACCCAAATAATATTTGTTATTATATATGAACTCAAAATCAAACTTAGTTCAACACAAAGAAATCTCTCCATTCTAATTAGGCATCGCCAAACCTCGAAAGAGTGAAATTCTATTAGTTGTTACCTTCAGTTCACATAGGTGTGGAATGTGAGTTAAATGGTAGGTATAACTAACCCTGCCGCTAAAAAGGTGTCCAAATTACATCATTACTCGTTTACTAATTCATGAACAGCTTTatcagaagaaagaaagaaagaaaagtctGAAAAACACATCATTGGAATTACATAGTTCACATCACATATAATTGCAAGAATCTGAATGGAGGTTGGCTTAGCTTAGCTTAGCTGCAGTTCAAATAAGACAAGTCACATTCATGTTACTGTGACTGTCGGAATTTCGATGCTCTCTTAGCCACAAATTCTTAAATCAAGGACACTATCATAACTACCTCTATCAAAGCGTGCATTAATTTTCATTACAATAATTGTGTAATAACGTTACTTTCACGTTTAATCTAGTAGGCTGCGACCACCCTTGCATGAGctcattatattattatttggACTATTATCATTAGTCATGGTTCGGTGTATAGAgcttatatataattataattaggaCAATTCTAAGGTTGCCTCAATCATAATCAATTGAAAATTATCTGTTAAGAGCATACATAGCTGGCTACATGGAATTTCCTAGGTGGAACATCTTTTTAATGTGTCTATAAAGCAATACTATTTTCAACCAAGATTTGCTGGAATATCTTAGACTTAGAGCAACAAAATGTTCCTGTTAAAGTTGAACGTTATTGGGGCCTTAAATTGTGCTAAAAGGAAGACCCGTTTTAATGGTTCCAAGCTAAGCAAGAACAAAATAGTATTGTAATGCTTTTATCATTCattgcatcacacataatctaTATTGCAATAGTGTTGGTTAAAACTTGTAATTGCATACAATTGATGTGTTACTTCGAATGAcataaagttgattacttgattactttcatttttcttcaGTTGAGTATCTAAGAATTTGTCATCATGAAACCCATTAATCCATTATGCTTTTGTGAGCTTaatgattaaaaatttaaaacctaCTTTTCTATAAGTAACTAGTTAGCCATATGGAATAAAAAGAGAAACCTTTTTTTGGTGTACTCACTTTTTCTTATACAATCAACTCTTCATAGTAAAAGTGAGTACCAAAAAAAAAGATATCTTGAAATAAAATGATATTTCACTTGCaagaaaattttttcttttgctgaATAAAGTAAACAATCTCCATTAGTTAAAGCAACAAATTTCATGATTTTGGCCTTTCCTCTGAGAATCTAGGTAGTTGGACCAATGAGTTCACACGAGTAACACCCTCCAAACCTGACCAATTTTGATCATCAGCTGATGATGCTCCATCTTCAACATCAATGGATTGTACTCCGTTATTAGGCTCATTTTCCTCTGAGGATCTAACTGTGAAGTTCCTCTGCAAAGATGGCTCGGATTTTAGTCCGTCGTCTGACTCGACCGGGTTTCCAGAATGATTGCTCTGGAGGGTTGCAGAAGAGAAGCCTTGTTCGTCATAGTCGGATTCTGTGTCCATTTTACCGTCCAAAAATAGGCAGACCACGGCGCAGTCGTCCATCTTTGAAGTCGGATACTTAAGTTTCCACTCCCGGGCTGCAGCATCTACCAGAATCCTTGCGGCTGATGACCGTGTTGGTGCCGAAGATACTATCTCAACCACCTCTTCATTGCTTAAAACATCCCAGACCTGGAAAGAATCAGAATCAGTTACATTCGGAGGAGACATGGAAAGATTCCACTGCTAAGTGCTAACAAACTATTGAGTGGTTACCTCATCAAGGcataaggagaaaaagaaaataaaaaagttgaaAAATCAATCATTGCAGAGAATAGATAAATTATTGAAAGCATACTTATCCAACAAAATACGAATATTTGGCAATCAAAACAGTAGCtgatttgtttcttattttcaactcatgaaaaatcaagatgTTTGACATGGCAGTCTCAATCAAGTTAATTTTCATGCAGCAAAGTATGATTATGAACAAAGCTCCAAAGTTCCCACTCAGATCATGCACAAGCTTTGCTGCCGGTTCACAAGAATTATTAGTTCTTTTCAACATTATTAAAAACTCAGTTCTACTAGATGGTTGGATCCTCACTTTTTTCTGttccttcattttttttattggatTCTTATAGGCCATGTTAAATAGTAAGTTAGTAACCAAATTAAACAAGAATAACGAAAAATATAGTCCAACATTTGAAAGAAATAGACAAAAgtgaaaagaagataaataaatagaaatgTGGGTTTAAAATTCTTACACCATCTGAGGCAAGAACAACAAACTGATCTTTGTCAGTAAGCAGCCGGTGAGAAAATTCAGGTATGGAAATCACACCATACTCCTTCAAGCAGAAATCTCCAAATGCTCTAGCCATTGCTAATCCCGGTGCATCATCAAAAGGCAACCATACCCTTGGCACCTCAGGCTCATCTTGCAAAGCAAACACCCTTCCCTTGCACCGTTTAATTCTTTCTGCTTCTCCTATGAGGATTTAAAACCAAATTGAAATGGGTTAACATATAGCAAAAATCACACATGGAACAGAGAGATAGGATGAATTCTGATGCAAATAACAAACTTGGCAAATCGGGCTTCAAATCAATGGTCAACTGAATTGCCACCATGGAGTCATTGCTGTCCTTGGATCCCATCACTGCTCGAGAATCCCCGATATATCCCATGAACAAATTTGAGCCCTGGTAAGAGAAGAAACTGAGAAAACCATAATGGAATCAGAAACCATAGCTAGATtctcttttcatttctttttccAATGTGTTACCTGCTTCACTATAGTGACAGCCGTGCTCCCACTACAAAAGCAGTCCAAATTCGGATGAGACCTGAGCTCTTTGTCCATAGACTTATATGCCTTCATGAAAGCCTCTCTCCACGTTGAATTCAGTTTATCCTCGGCTGATAAATCCTTCTGAGAGTCTCCATTGTCCGGTTTTACATTCCCCTTGAAGCAAGCTTTACCTGATCCGTTTCGCTTCGATTCAGAAGAATGCAGAAATGAGAGCAGTTTCAAAGGCAAGGCGTCCCTCACTTTGCGCGCAACGAGATGACCATGTGGACCATGGCCATCAAAGACACCACAAAAGGTCATATCTTCAGACATAAAATCCTGCCCAAACATAGATTGAATTTCGTATGTCAATGCCTAAAAAAATGTAACCAAGAATCATAAACTGTTCCTCTGATAATACAAAAACATACTTACTTCCCACACAATCATTGCATCCTGATTGATCCCTTTGCGGCCCTGCTGCGTAAATATGCAAGAAGCTCTACTCTTTCCATTAGTGAAAATCCTgctcggcaacgacgccaaatgGTGTAGTGAAATAACATGATCAGAGAAGGTTCTCCTTGCTTTCTTATGCACACAGCATCCGATTTCTAAGCATGATGGATTCGCCATCTCTCCATTGCTCCGGCTGCTACAAGTACTCTTACTACTAGTTGAGACACAACACCCCATTTTCCTCAATTCCAGAATACAGACATCCGTGTTGAAAATAACGCGAAAAATCGGAATTCCTTCTGTCTGTTTCAACTATATAGATCTCACACCGTATTGCTGAGGTTTCAAGTTTGATCAACTTAGTAAACAACTTATCTCATCAAAAAATTCTCTTTTCTCTCAGGTCAAAACATTAGCCCACTTTACACTTCTTTAGAAAAATGGGATCTTCATTCCTTGGTCAAATGCAAAATCTGGTGGCGCCTATTTGAATAATTGATTAAAAACCAGCTGAGAGTCTCAAACACAAGTAAGACATGTGAGTTTAATAGTCAATATAGGGTATCCGAAGACATGTAAAAATGAAACCGAaagttaaaatataaaaaggggtcAGCAAAAACAAGCTATGTGAATTAAAAAGAGGCCTAACATGTGaataaagaatagaatatactaaaaatctGACTGGTCATTGAGAACATTTAAAAATGGAGTGCTTTGAGAACTATTTTAATCCAGAAACTGCGCCTTAAAAATTGAACCAGCaaacaagaaaaaacaaaagCAGAACACGAGTTAAGACCATGTaacacatttttttcttttattttttcacacAAGTTGAGACAGTCAAATTTTGTTGTCTTTCCTTCTCACAGAAACATAGATCCAAAACATCTGAAGTGCTTCTCTCTCTAgccttcactctctctctctctctctctctctctctctccatcaaTTTAAACAGAGATAAAAAGGAGAACGTGCCTGAAAAAAATACAAACTTTTTGTCCACCaagataagaataaaataaagagagaaagagCATCAAATCTAATCTAACTGGAAGAAAAGAAGTAGGAACAAAATATAGGATTCGAATTTCAAATACTTCACTAATTTTCACTAACCTGAATGAGATCGACTtctttgaagaacgaatgaattcACGTGATTACAAGCATGAAAGCTAATTCCATGAACCCGTTTACTTGTGCAAAGACTGCAACAAAGTAAAGCACAAATTTGAAGTTCAaacttgagagagagagagagagagagagagagagagagaaaagagtacAAAAAAGTGAGGTTTCCCACTACAGAAAAATACGAGAAGAGATAAAGTGAAAAAGCACAAAAAAGCAGAAAAGGACGAAATAGAGTTATGATCTTGTCAACAATGAACAAAAAAAAGAGCATAGTGTAGCGTAGGGGCATCAAGTAATTATCATTACcgaataaaatattaattattaattagtaatgtaacaaaaattgaataaataacTAAAGAGACGAGTAATTAGGTAGAGAGATGCTCAATCAAATTAAGAAAATAAGCACACAAGATGTCAGAGGAAGAACAAGGAAAGTAAAGTTCAGAATATAACTGAAGTAGCTGAAGGTGGTTACTCCATGAAGAGACATCTCGGTGTGAACTGTGAAGttaatattataaattattagataatttaacatatttctctgcatatatttgactaaattatttaattatttataatattatctTCGAGTAACTACCGTATCGTAGCTGAAAGCCTAACACATAATGCAAGTAGAAACATTTCACAACTAAAAAATATAAGAAAGtaaatataagaataaaaaaaatagttgtgAAAAAGATGACAAACATACACAACATGCAAATCTGCAATTAGCAATGGTGCTAAAAGAGAGGAAAGAAAAAGATACTAGTGTTAAATGAAGGCAGATGCAACATTAACCATCAAATTAACCAAGTAAAGAAATGTGTTGAGGAAAAAGAGAAATAGTAACCTTAGATGCAGGGAAAGTGGGAAAATTGAAGAAGTGGGAGATTCCACCACCTTTGTTTGTTGTATTTAATAGTAATAATGCAGAAGATTAATGGGTAGTAATGGATGTTGGATGGATGAGTGAGTGAGAGTGAGAGAAGGGAGTGAAAGAAAGAGCGTTGGAGTATTAATAAGGAGAGATGAGAGTAGCTGAGTAGGTAGCGTGGTGTGGTGTGTGGTGCTGCATTCATTCAAAAAGCAGAGTACACACAACATAAAGAGGGGGAGTGAGAGAGAAAACTAAGCTTCGATGAAATCATAAATACCATCGAGTTTTggctaatttttatttttttatatgaaaaaattNNNNNNNNNNNNNNNNNNNNNNNNNNNNNNNNNNNNNNNNNNNNNNNNNNNNNNNNNNNNNNNNNNNNNNNNNNNNNNNNNNNNNNNNNNNNNNNNNNNNNNNNNNNNNNNNNNNNNNNNNNNNNNNNNNNNNNNNtaattcatataaaaaattttataaaatatataaaagaacatctatttagtatgaaaaagaaacattctaatACTTAGTAGAAGAAACATCTTAATACCTAATATAAATACTATCCacgtaaaaattttgaatttatccaGAAGCATTTGGCTGGTTTTTAGCTGGTACCCTCTTGATTCTCTAGGATTGTTATTGCTAACACATGAAAATAAAATCATTTTATGCCCATTTGATATTCCAACTCTGGGTGTCTTAATTATGACTCATGAGAGCAAATGATGAGTCTTCTGGTCACATCTCCGTGTGGTAGGCATTTTTTACCTTTTCTGTTTTTATAATAAGACGGGactaatgttaaaaaaaaaaaagttacaaaaaCTCTAgttgcaatttattttccataTGGTAAGAAAATTGgtgtatttatttaatattgacaATTAGAATAATTTGTAGATATGTGGGTGTAGCTTAATACGTGAGGGACGTGTTAGAACAGTATCGTCAGTGTCATTATTGAAGCAACATGTAGAAAATGTATTTGTCCAGAAATTCGTCGCAAACGTAGAAATACTCGCACAACAGCAAGAGGCATACGTGCTGCATCAAAGATTTCAACCAGCAGAGAGTTGTCACATATTTTCAAGAAGTTGCAAAACCTTTTCTAACACAGAGAGAACGTGTTGGAACTGTGACTACATGTAGGAAGTTGCTCCTTTCTACGAGAATAATTGACGGAATGCTAAAGCTTTTTAAATTGAGTTCAACCCTCCCTCCTCCTCTGTTGTATCTAGatgaaaaaataaagatagaagagaggaattttgagaaaaaaaattctataataaaaaaaaaagaaagttagTAGTTTGTTGAAACAAAAAAGAGtgattatatattaaaaaaactgTACATgttttaactttaaaaaaaaaatatatcccaTTTTTTAACACTTGTATTTAAACAATTTAAGCAAAGGCACCACTTAAATAAAGATCCCAAAACAACTTTATGGTAAAGACGCTTACGTGGCAAAACCCAAACCATACATTCTAAAGTCATACTTTTCACTTAAAACCATAACTTTTCACAAAGAAAaacgtcacctaatggaaaaaagtaaattagaagatttaagagaagaaataattaaattatcaaaattaatagatcaaaaattaatgattttaactaatgttaacggtaaggacaccgaattcttaaaatcaatacaaaatgatttttctcaaaatctttattttactataagttttattgaaggacttcaaaaatcggaaaaaacttatttttcacacggaatttctaaaaaatgttaccatggaaatgaCTCCCCACAtttttatcatacttttaacccataattaaattctatagtagatatgcttgaagaaatattagtatccataaattttcaaagaaataaggaaaaagagaatcccaaagaagaaaaacttcaaaatataatcaacataacataattaaaagtaaaaccaccattgaaattatgaatattgaaaaaaagttagaagaagttacaatgctttttaaacaattaaaaatggctcaagaaaataatattatggaacagggatttcaaatagaagaagaattagtaaattttgaaaatatagaaaatgaagaacacatcctagattattcaagtgacgaagaaccaccaattccaatacaagtaaaaaatgaagctggaacatctaaggataatcaatctcaatttaaatggaaacaggttttgataattatgcttttaaaaaaggatttataaataaagattcaaaatatacaaaaataccatcaaaatacgttcctaaaatccaggaaatggaaggagaaagaatgctcgatttagactgtaaaaagaatgaaaaagaaattttcgaaaactggttgaattccttcttattagaagcctttactaatccaaaacttagtgaattgtctggaagagatatttggaattacataggatttcatactaaaggaactgtaagagattatatgacatcaacAGAAaatcaaataatagaagaattagcaacaaaaataacagcttatgataagatattacatataatgatgattctatataaagaattttttggaaaaaatattatagatcatagacaagaagtctataataaagaatatcaagaagcaaaaaaccatttagctaatattcagatatatgatttatggagtcttatatatgtgaatatagaatatattattataaattaaaagaagaagataaagaccattatcttagtatgtatataacaaaacttccatatcctgctaatgaatttataatgggaagatttataagagaaataaatagagggacaattgaaaataattttggtggagcaacctctgcaataagagaggaaataaaagaacgttgtatgcaagaagcgactcaaaaaagatttgcaaatataattagaatttgctgtcaggaTAATAAAGAGATGCCCaaaaaatatggtcttaataaaaattttcaaagaaagagaaaatatcaatttagaaaaagaaaatactatccaaactggagaaaaaagatgtattttagaaaaagaaataacaataaaaacaaaagacaaaaaaatgactattgcccaaataaaaaagaaaattataagtgttggtattgccaagaagaaggacactatgcaaatgaatgtccaaaaaagaaggataaaaaggatcttaccaaacaaatagaaattgctaagtcttgtttcatggaaccattagaagaatctgatgataacttagactatatttttgaatatgtctcagaaacagactcagagactgagtaataatgccacatttattactataaaaataacaaaaaagtttataaatgctttcatagatactggagcaacacaatactttgctagtacaaatataaaacttgattggaaaaaattaaagaaaccattaagagttagaatagctgacaaatcaatatataaaattgatcaaaAAGTAGAGATGGCtgaaatatttattcaaaattataggttcattgttccatccatatatatgttagattctggaatggattttatcataggaaataaccttttaaagctatatcatccattcattcaagaattaacatatatagttttaaaagctccacacgattcttcaataaatcaaaaatcaaaacatataaaaataccaactactactatagataaaatcttaaaatttaaaatattttctatattagaaacatgttatttaaatttatactttcagataaatattccaaaaaataatcttaaaataaatatagaagaACTTTTGGATAAAATTTGTGTtgaaaatcctttagatattaaaaatataaataaagaattagtaagcattaaattaaaagatcctacaaaagagataaatgtttcaaataaaattccttattctgcaagagatagagaagagttctcattagaatgtaaagatcttttggaaaaagaaattataagattaagtaaaagtcctcatgcgactccagccttttatgtcaaaaacaataataaaattaaaagggaaaaacgaagaatggtaattaattataagaagatgaatgaagcaactattggtgatgctcataaacttccaggaaaagattctattttagaaaaaattaaaggagcaacttggttttcatctcttgatgcaaaatcaggatattggcaacttcgtttagacgaagaaacaaagaaattaactgcttttacttgcccaacaaaagaatcaacaag contains the following coding sequences:
- the LOC107629889 gene encoding probable protein phosphatase 2C 52: MGCCVSTSSKSTCSSRSNGEMANPSCLEIGCCVHKKARRTFSDHVISLHHLASLPSRIFTNGKSRASCIFTQQGRKGINQDAMIVWEDFMSEDMTFCGVFDGHGPHGHLVARKVRDALPLKLLSFLHSSESKRNGSGKACFKGNVKPDNGDSQKDLSAEDKLNSTWREAFMKAYKSMDKELRSHPNLDCFCSGSTAVTIVKQGSNLFMGYIGDSRAVMGSKDSNDSMVAIQLTIDLKPDLPREAERIKRCKGRVFALQDEPEVPRVWLPFDDAPGLAMARAFGDFCLKEYGVISIPEFSHRLLTDKDQFVVLASDGVWDVLSNEEVVEIVSSAPTRSSAARILVDAAAREWKLKYPTSKMDDCAVVCLFLDGKMDTESDYDEQGFSSATLQSNHSGNPVESDDGLKSEPSLQRNFTVRSSEENEPNNGVQSIDVEDGASSADDQNWSGLEGVTRVNSLVQLPRFSEERPKS